A single genomic interval of Leptidea sinapis chromosome 37, ilLepSina1.1, whole genome shotgun sequence harbors:
- the LOC126975766 gene encoding peroxisome assembly protein 12 produces the protein MAVYAAHLTRTLQGTPSVFQVTAQEALGSTVKPALRKLIEFISVTSPDKCGWCGKYYDELYLLLDCFLQYHCLKHYAASFSECFYGLMRAPITPNTEFNSGARLSDRLEKCSILFLVLIPYLRDKIETLVNKWRDDNEDGRLGKSKSDQARRAAIHAYSTAHLVVECCKLVVFARYLIGRSQAPNLPLLLLRLTLTNAPPPDPQENTWTDLFSNLYRGRFSEAMVTFPMLWSVVWDSMQWGAFLVQLLRWWDTRPATATPQFAPATNLPPPQGDETAARFTNKCPVCLQSWKVPTVLPVSGYVFCYTCVSRHVRARAECPRTRLPASESSLVRLYVDV, from the exons atggCCGTATATGCTGCACACTTGACTAGAACTCTACAAGGAACTCCTTCAGTATTCCAAGTAACTGCCCAGGAAGCCCTAGGGTCGACTGTTAAACCAGCATTGAGAAAACTTATTGAG ttTATATCAGTAACCAGCCCAGACAAATGTGGTTGGTGTGGAAAATATTATGACGAGCTTTATTTATTGTTGGACTGTTTCCTTCAGTATCATTGTCTAAAACATTATG CTGCCTCATTTTCTGAGTGTTTCTATGGTTTAATGAGGGCACCAATCACACCCAATACAGAGTTTAACTCTGGGGCAAGATTATCAGATAGGCTGGAGAAATGTTctatattatttcttgtattaatCCCATACTTAAGAGACAAGATTGAGACACTTGTCAACAAATGGAGAGATGACAATGAAGATGGCAGACTTGGTAAG agCAAAAGTGACCAAGCTCGCAGAGCTGCTATCCATGCATATTCCACAGCACATCTTGTAGTTGAGTGTTGCAAGCTAGTGGTATTCGCGCGGTACTTGATTGGCCGCTCACAAGCACCGAACCTGCCACTTCTTTTGTTGCGGCTTACATTAACTAACGCACCTCCTCCAGATCCCCAGGAAAACACATGGACTGATTTATTTTCTAATCTGTACAGAGGACGATTTAG TGAGGCAATGGTGACATTCCCAATGTTATGGAGTGTGGTGTGGGACAGCATGCAGTGGGGAGCATTTCTGGTTCAGTTGCTGCGGTGGTGGGACACGCGGCCCGCAACTGCCACGCCCCAGTTCGCGCCCGCTACCAACCTGCCCCCGCCACAG GGAGACGAGACAGCCGCTCGCTTTACGAACAAGTGTCCAGTTTGTCTGCAGAGCTGGAAGGTTCCCACAGTGCTCCCAGTTTCAGG GTATGTATTCTGCTACACGTGCGTGTCGCGGCACGTGCGAGCGCGCGCCGAGTGTCCGCGCACGCGGCTGCCTGCCAGCGAGAGTAGTTTGGTGCGGCTGTATGTGGACGTGTAG
- the LOC126975778 gene encoding poxin-like: MSKRTVLNEDYKGLVEWFPIPAELHEADGRRFASFGSVLPIHCCTPQQIEERSKTTHHYCDVFTDDPLRDPHSELVYVRLDEDSAEKVFLNRSKRILLLSSDGRVAQWQSAPTFESSNTFVAGAPIVSQDGQLVSVVTARRGNHYAVSTFESEGGYFETSQPWEVRDMQEGGLHYADHVFLSREPLRAHVAALPPPGDDAGAPPRPLLLRGPGGGGRVLLVAGSGRQLALIYLASVFTDDIQYL, from the exons ATGTCGAAGCGCACAGTGCTCAATGAGGATTACAAGGGGCTGGTGGAGTGGTTCCCGATTCCCGCGGAGCTGCACGAAGCGGACGGGCGTAGGTTTGCATCTTTCGGCTCCGTGCTGCCCATCCACTGCTGCACTCCACAACAG ATTGAAGAGAGATCAAAAACAACCCATCATTACTGCGACGTGTTCACAGACGATCCGCTACGTGATCCCCATAGCGAGTTGGTCTACGTGAGACTTGACGAAGACTCGGCGGAAAAG GTGTTCCTGAACCGAAGCAAACGCATTCTGCTGTTATCGAGCGACGGGCGGGTGGCGCAGTGGCAGAGCGCGCCCACTTTCGAGTCCAGCAACACGTTCGTGGCGGGCGCGCCCATCGTGTCGCAGGACGGCCAGCTGGTGTCAGTAGTGACGGCCCGTCGCGGGAATCACTACGCCGTCTCCACCTTCGAG AGCGAGGGAGGGTACTTCGAGACGAGCCAGCCGTGGGAGGTGCGCGACATGCAGGAGGGCGGCCTCCACTACGCCGACCACGTGTTCCTGAGCCGCGAACCGCTCCGCGCGCACGTGGCGGCGCTGCCCCCGCCCGGGGACGATGCGGGGGCGCCCCCGCGGCCGCTGCTGCTGCGCGGGCCCGGGGGCGGAGGCCGCGTGCTGCTGGTGGCAGGCTCAGGCCGCCAGCTGGCCCTCATCTACCTGGCGAGCGTGTTCACCGACGACATTCAATACTTGTGA